In the Xanthobacteraceae bacterium genome, CAACGCGGAATACCGGCTTGTGGTCCGGCCCGCTGCGTTCAATTTCACGGTAATGTGGAAGCGGCATGCCATGCGCGAGCGCCCATTCCTGCAACATGGATTTCGCATCGCGCGGCGCCTCGGCCCGGGCGCGCGTCATCAGCGGCCGCCACAGGCGGTCGATGATCGCGCGCACGGTGGGATAATCGGAATCGAGAAACACCGCGCCGAACAGCGCCTCGCAAGCGTCGCCGAGAATGGATTCCTTGTGCCGCCCGCCCGAACCGGACTCGCTCGATCCCAGCCGCAGGTGCGCGCCGAGATCGAGCAGCATCGCAATCTCGACCCACGCTTCGTTGCGCACCATCGCCGAGTGACGGCGCGCGAGATTGCCCTCATCCTCTTTCGGAAACGCGAGATAAAGCATTTCGGCGACGGCAAGAGACAAGACGCGATCGCCGAGGAATTCGAGCCGCTGGTAATCCTCGCGGCGTTTGCCGTTAACGGCAGTGACGTGCGTCAGCGCCTGTTCGAGCAGCGTAGTGTTCTTGAAGCGGTAGCCTAGCCGCTCTTGCAGCGAAGCGAGATCGGGCGCGTTGCGACTCATCGCACCCGCGAGAAAATCCGGCCCCAGCGCACTTCGGTCGGCCACAGCCAGAGCTGCCAGATCGAGGTGCCCTCCGAGAGCGAGAAGAAGATTAGTTCCGCGCGTCCGATGAAGTTCTCGAACGGCACGAAACCGACCGCGCTTTCGACACGGCTGTCCTGCGAATTGTCGCGGTTATCGCCCATCATGAAATAATGGCCGGGCGGCACTTCGTATTCGCGCGTGTTGTCGTAGAATGTTTCGCCGAGATCGAGCGTCTCGTAAGTGCGGCCGTTCGGCAGCGTCTCGCGGTAGCGCGTGATGCGCCGGCCAGAGTCGCCCGGCTCATCGGAAATCCAGTCTTCGATCTTCTCGCGTTTCACCGGCTGGCCGTTGATGTGCACGACGCCGTTCTTCATCTGAATCTTGTCGCCGGGTAGTCCGATCACGCGCTTGATGTAATCGTTCGACTCTTCTTTCGGATTGCGGAACACCGCGACATCACCGCGCTCTGGCATCCCCGCCCAGATGCGTCCCGAAAACGGGATCAGCGCGAACGGCACCGAATATTTCGTGTAGCCGTACGAATACTTCGACACGAAGATATAGTCGCCAACCAGCAACGTCGCCTTCATCGAACCGGAAGGAATGTTGAAGGGCTGAAACAGCAGCGTCCGGATCACCAGCGCAATGACGAGCGCCTGGAAACCGATGCTGACGATTTCACCGAGTTCGCTTTTTTTCTTTTCGGTCGTTGCATTCATGGGAAAGAATTTCTCCGGGGATTCCGGCGGCGTGCGCCCGTATAGACGCGGGGCTTGGGGGTGGCAATGCGGCTAGGCCGCCGCCTGTGGGACCGCGGAAATCACGACGATGGCCTGCGCCAACGGCCCTTCGTCGGTTAGCGCAAGGTCGATCTGCACCGTAAATCCCGGCGGAATCAGGGCTTCCAGCCGCTTCAGGGCACCGCCAGTCAGCGCCATCGTCGGTTTGCCCGACGGCAGGTTTACGACCCCCAGGTCGCGGAAGAACACGCCACGCCGGAAGCCGGTGCCGAGCGCCTTGGCGCAGGCTTCCTTCGCAGCGAAGCGCTTGGCATAGGATTCCGCGCGCAGCTTTCGCTTGTCCGAGCGGTGGCGTTCTTCAGCCGTATAAATCCTGTCAAGAAACCTGTCGCCGAAACGCTCGATGCTGCGCGCGATCCGGCGCGCATCGCAAAGATCGATGCCGACGCCGATAATCATGCCGCCCGTCCAGCGTGTGCACGCCCGCGTGCCATTGCAGCAAGCATGTTGCGGATCACGGCATCCAGCCCGGAGAACAATGCCTCGCCGATCATGTAGTGACCGATATTGAGTTCGGCGATTTCCGGAAAGGCGGCGATTGCTTCCGCCGTTTCAAAATCGAGACCGTGGCCTGCATGCACTTCCAGTCCGAGCGAAGCGGCAAGCCGCGCGCCCGAAGCGAGTTTTTGCAATTCCGCACGCGCTTCCGGTTCTTCCTTCGCAGCGATGGCTTCGCACCATGTACCCGTATGCAACTCAACGACTGCTGCGCCGATATTCTTCGATGTCTTGATCTGGTCCGCATCGGGCGCGACGAACAGCGAGACGCGGCTTGAAGCGGCAAGCCGCTCGACCGCCCGCGCCAGCGCCGTACCGCCTGCGACTACATCCAGCCCGCCTTCGGTGGTGCGTTCGCTGCGCTTTTCAGGGACGAGGCAAACCGCATGTGGCTTCAGCTTCAGCGCAATGCCGATCATTTCCTCGGTCGCGGCCATCTCCAGATTCAGCGGCGCATGAACCTCGCGCATCATGCGTTCGACATCGCCGTCGCGGATATGACGGCGATCCTCGCGCAAATGTACGGTGATGCCATGCGCTCCCGCCGAAATCGCCGCGCGCGCGGCCCGCACCGGATCGGGCAGATAACCGCCCCGCGCGTTGCGAAGCGTTGCAACGTGATCGACGTTCACGCCGAGACGGATCGGATTGTCAGCCATTCGCGCGCTCCGCGCTGGAAACCACCTTCTTTGCACGAAGCTGCGTCAGAATGGAATTGAGATGTTTCAGGTCGAATACCTCGACGTCGATGGTGAGTTCACTGAAGTCGCCGGAGCGGCGGAAGATGCGCACGTTGTCAATGTTGCCGCCGTGCTCGCCGATCACGGTCGCGATCTGCGCCAGCGTGCCGGGCGTGTTCGGCGCCTTCACTACAATCTGCGACGGGAAGCGGTGCGGTTCGTCGCTTTCCACGTCCCAGCGCACGTCGAGCCAGCGTTCCGGCTGGTCGTCGAACTCTTTCAGCGCAGGCGAATGGATCGGGTAGATCGTGATCCCCTCACCCGGATTGAGGATGCCGACGATGCGGTCGCCCGGCACCGCGCCGCCGTTCGGCGCGAAGCGCACCGGCAATTCGCCATTGATGCCGCGAATGGGAATAGCCGCTGGCTTGTCTTCTTCGACGGCGCGTCCCGGAATGCGAAACTTCAGCGAACTGGCGCGGCGCAATCCAAACCAGCCGCCCTCGTTCTTCGCGGTTTTCGCACCGCTGATACGCTCGCCTTTCCATTCCGGCTCGACTGCGCGCACTACGTCTTCCGGCCTGATCTCGCCGCGCCCGACCGACGAGAACACATCGTCGACCGAATGACGCGCCAGACGCGAAAGCGAAACCTGCAACTTCTCGTCGGAAAAAGGCTTCTCGATGCGCGCAAACGCGCGCTCCACCATCTTGCGGCCGAGGCCGGTATACTGCGCGCGTACTGCCGAGCGCGTCGCACGGCGGATCGCAGCGCGTGCCTTACCGGTAATCACGATGGCATCCCACGCCGCCGGCGGCGTCTTCGCGTCGCCCCGGATGATCTCGACTTCGTCGCCGGTCTGCAATTCGGAAACCAGCGGCGCGATCTGACCGTTGATCTTGCACCCGATGGCGCTGTTGCCGACATCTGTATGCACAGCATAAGCGAAGTCGATCGGCGTCGCCTTGCGCGGCAGCGAAATCAGCCTGCCCTTCGGCGTGAAGCAGAACACCTGGTCGTGGAAAAGTTCGAGCTTGGTGTGCTCAAGGAATTCTTCCGGGCTTGAACCTTCGGCAAGCATCTCGACGGTTCGCCGCAACCACGCATAAGCGCCGGAGTCGCGCTCCAGCGTTTCGAGCGCAGAGCTTCCGTCTTTATAAAGCGCGTGCGCGGCGATGCCGTATTCCGCGATACGGTCCATCTGCTGCGTGCGGATTTGCAGTTCGACGCGCTGGCGTCCCGGCCCGACCACGGTGGTGTGCAGTGAACGATAATCGTTCTGCTTCGGCGTCGAGATATAATCCTTGAAGCGGCCCGGAACGAACGGCCACTTCGTATGAATGATGCCGACGGCTTGGTAACAACCCGGTATCGTATCGACGACGACGCGAAAGCCGTAGAGATCGGAAAGCTGCTCGAAGCCAACCGCTTTGCGCTCCATTTTCTTCCAGGTCGAATACGGCCGCTTCTCGCGTCCGCGCACTTTCGACTGGATGCCTGCGCGGTTCAGTTCGCCGCTCAGTTCTTCTTCAATACCCTTGATGAGTCCTGCGTTGCGTTCGCGTAATTCGGTCAGCCGCGTCTCGATGGTGCGATAGACGTCAGGCTGCAACTGGCGGAACGAAAGATCCTCCAGTTCCTCGCGC is a window encoding:
- the rnc gene encoding ribonuclease III gives rise to the protein MSRNAPDLASLQERLGYRFKNTTLLEQALTHVTAVNGKRREDYQRLEFLGDRVLSLAVAEMLYLAFPKEDEGNLARRHSAMVRNEAWVEIAMLLDLGAHLRLGSSESGSGGRHKESILGDACEALFGAVFLDSDYPTVRAIIDRLWRPLMTRARAEAPRDAKSMLQEWALAHGMPLPHYREIERSGPDHKPVFRVAAELPGRAPAEGVGASKREAERAAASEMLTREGLLTDPNG
- the lepB gene encoding signal peptidase I — encoded protein: MNATTEKKKSELGEIVSIGFQALVIALVIRTLLFQPFNIPSGSMKATLLVGDYIFVSKYSYGYTKYSVPFALIPFSGRIWAGMPERGDVAVFRNPKEESNDYIKRVIGLPGDKIQMKNGVVHINGQPVKREKIEDWISDEPGDSGRRITRYRETLPNGRTYETLDLGETFYDNTREYEVPPGHYFMMGDNRDNSQDSRVESAVGFVPFENFIGRAELIFFSLSEGTSIWQLWLWPTEVRWGRIFSRVR
- the acpS gene encoding holo-ACP synthase produces the protein MIIGVGIDLCDARRIARSIERFGDRFLDRIYTAEERHRSDKRKLRAESYAKRFAAKEACAKALGTGFRRGVFFRDLGVVNLPSGKPTMALTGGALKRLEALIPPGFTVQIDLALTDEGPLAQAIVVISAVPQAAA
- a CDS encoding pyridoxine 5'-phosphate synthase, producing MADNPIRLGVNVDHVATLRNARGGYLPDPVRAARAAISAGAHGITVHLREDRRHIRDGDVERMMREVHAPLNLEMAATEEMIGIALKLKPHAVCLVPEKRSERTTEGGLDVVAGGTALARAVERLAASSRVSLFVAPDADQIKTSKNIGAAVVELHTGTWCEAIAAKEEPEARAELQKLASGARLAASLGLEVHAGHGLDFETAEAIAAFPEIAELNIGHYMIGEALFSGLDAVIRNMLAAMARGRAHAGRAA
- a CDS encoding bifunctional (p)ppGpp synthetase/guanosine-3',5'-bis(diphosphate) 3'-pyrophosphohydrolase; this translates as MMRQYELVDRVRRYNPATNEDLLNGAYVYAMKAHGTQKRASGDPYFSHPLEVAAILTELKLDDATIAAALLHDTIEDTKATRDEITKLFGKDIGTLVEGLTKIRRLDLVSRQAAQAENLRKLLLAIAEDVRVLLVKLADRLHNMRTLKFVPEEKRNRIAEETLEIYAPLAGRMGMHDMREELEDLSFRQLQPDVYRTIETRLTELRERNAGLIKGIEEELSGELNRAGIQSKVRGREKRPYSTWKKMERKAVGFEQLSDLYGFRVVVDTIPGCYQAVGIIHTKWPFVPGRFKDYISTPKQNDYRSLHTTVVGPGRQRVELQIRTQQMDRIAEYGIAAHALYKDGSSALETLERDSGAYAWLRRTVEMLAEGSSPEEFLEHTKLELFHDQVFCFTPKGRLISLPRKATPIDFAYAVHTDVGNSAIGCKINGQIAPLVSELQTGDEVEIIRGDAKTPPAAWDAIVITGKARAAIRRATRSAVRAQYTGLGRKMVERAFARIEKPFSDEKLQVSLSRLARHSVDDVFSSVGRGEIRPEDVVRAVEPEWKGERISGAKTAKNEGGWFGLRRASSLKFRIPGRAVEEDKPAAIPIRGINGELPVRFAPNGGAVPGDRIVGILNPGEGITIYPIHSPALKEFDDQPERWLDVRWDVESDEPHRFPSQIVVKAPNTPGTLAQIATVIGEHGGNIDNVRIFRRSGDFSELTIDVEVFDLKHLNSILTQLRAKKVVSSAERANG